The Polyodon spathula isolate WHYD16114869_AA chromosome 21, ASM1765450v1, whole genome shotgun sequence genome contains the following window.
GTGACAAATAAGAACTGAAAAAGGTcgaataatattaaatatactcacgttgtattttattttattttttttatatcattgatAACTTAGTTTCACCAAGCGGTTCTAGGCAGCAGTCTGCTAAACACAATCCACTTCCAAAAGTAATTGAGAAATTGTTATAGTTTAATCATAGAGGCTTGCTGGATGCATTTCTACTAAACTAGCGTTATATCATAAAAGAAATAAGTAATGAACACATATACAAATGCCAAATACAAAGTGTGGCGCGTTTAAAGCGACTTTAGTCACTCTCTTTAATTGTTTGTCATTGAACACTGCGTGGCTCAGCTTTCAGGGATGACTAGGCAATAATTATACATCATGTAATCCGCCGTGTGCATAACAGGTATTTTCTTTATAATTACACGCGtgaccaatactttacaaataaCTTTCAAAATTGCTGAGAAAGCGTGATTTTTTTTCTACATACAAGACACAATATTCCCTGCAATCCATCCTAATTCTTTTTGTGTTCGCTTTcgtgttaaaatgtttaaactggaCATTAGCACGGTCACAGAGCAGTATTGTTCACAAATTGCACATGTGTGAAATTGGTGTGTTTAACTGCACATAAGAATCAGCTAGCTAGCTATTCGTTCTGTAGAGGTCGCATTTAACGTATTAGTATGGATACATCCACACATTGCGTGCAAATGTTGTGTTTGcaaaaactgaaacacaaaaaaaacttaattgcaTCATGTTAAttctctttatttttcttttcttttttttaaatctgtgtagaAAGGGTCTGGAATACTTTGCATTGAGACATAAATTATAGTTAATATGCCCTTTACAATTTCCACAATGATCTAGtcgatatatatatctatatatatatattatattatatatatatatatatatatatatatatatatatatatatatatatatatatatatatatatatatatatatatatatatatatatagatatatatagatagatagatagatagatagatagatagatagatagatagatagatagatagatattagctcaaagagccagctgcccaacgttttgtTATGTTGTACATAGCTTTCTCAAAGGAGAAAGATCATAGTATAGTATAGgattctaaatacattttaaaaagctttgtaaTGTTGATAACATAACGACTAGTGGAAAAACACCGGACAGCTTCACCGAATGCAGAACAGAGCTCATGTCTCACTGTGAGTCGGGGTGCTTGTTTGCTCCGAGTGCAGCGGTGGGTGTATACTTCTCAGTTCTTATGGTGGCAAAGCCGAGTGCAGTGCATCACGATGCTTTCTTTCAGTGCTGAGTGCATAACTAACAAGACTACAATAGAATTAATGTTTATTAAACCTAATTAAAATAGAACCACGTCATATTATTGCAATGATCGTATGAAGTACAACTTGAAAGTCTATATTATGGTTagggttttattatttacaacgcGAAAAATAACgataaagaacaaaataaaagggaaaaagttgttttttaagTTGATcgtttttttattccttcaaaGAGGACATTAACACTGAACAGAGATAAGTTAATAAaggttacaaaacaaaaggccGGGCATGAGTTGAAtagaaaacatgtttattatttgtttttcgcTAACAGTAAAGACAGGTATAATCATAAAGGACAGtcattaattttataaatattgtgagATGTATGTTTGCCATAACTGCattgcttgctgtttttgtttttcgttttgttttgttttgtttttctaataaacTATCGGTGTTGTGAGCAAAGGCTTCACGTACTGGCGTTGGATTCCGAAGAGAAAACAGATCGATATTTTTGAATATTGCATAACCACATTTCACTACAAAACAAGAATCAGAGACACGCGCTgggaattttaattaaatttacatgTTTTGCAACAACACGGGAAACAGTTTGCACACCGCGTTGCTTTGGCGAGTGTTGTGTTGATTTAGTTATTGTGGCGGTCACTCAGCGGTCCGTGTGCAGCCAGCTGACAATGAGCCGGGTTGCGCTTTGCACCCGGTCAGTGAGACTGATTCAATCAGGAGCTGCGGTATAAATACAGGGAAAGCACGGCACAAAAGCACGCACTTCTTCAGCTCCAGAATTAACAACTGCAATCGTGAAGCAAAGCTATGGATCCACAGTCTTGTACATGCACTCAGGGTAAGTAGAAGTTCATTTATTgaagtaaatgtttgttttatatatatattatctttttatatatgcatgcatatttTATTGTTCAAGTTTTTTCTTGGTATCTCGCTTCCGCTGTACATACAAAGCAGCCCTTTCCTACCttcatctagtttttgtcattattattattactatcttTGTGTTGAACTCGCTGGCTAATtcaccttttccttttttttcttattttgtaatttttatttttaaggtggCTCTTGCAGCTGTGGTGATAACTGCAAGTGTAAGGACTGCAAATGCAAAACTTGCAAGAAAAGTAAGTAATTTCTCTAAAAACGAACGCTCTTTTCTTTTGAAGCCTGCACTGTAATATGGCTGTCGtgcattttgaattgtttatGCCTtgtataatatacttttttttccctaaaCTTACACCTTCATGTTTTCACCTGTGCCTTGATTTAATCTGAAACCTACAGTGTAATTTAAATAATGGTCCCGCTTGGGTGTTAAATTGATTCAATTACAAATTAGACACGTTTTGACTGAAAGCCGGCGCTGCTTACCCCAGCGTTAAATAATGGTCCGCTCATGGTGCTTCACTGTTTGGAGAGTAacggtctctctctctgtctcctagGCTGCTGCTCCTGTTGCCCCACCGGCTGCAGCAAGTGTGCCCAGGGCTGCGTCTGCAAAGGGGGGGACACCTGCGACACCGGCTGCTGCAAGTGAAAACGAGGAAGAAGGGATTCTTGTTGTAACTAGTCTGATGGTAGATAGGCCCCTATGTCTGGAGGCAAATGGATGTGTGTAAACATAAATCTGTTTtgtaggttattttttttatttaccatgaACAAAATAAAGTCTTTAAATTGCTaaagtggtttgttttatttttcccaatGGGTATTGCAAAGaggaaaattgtttatttaacgCTCTTCTGTAGAATCTGAAATATAGTATATGCAATAGCGCCATTTTAACATTCCTATTTcccaaaacactgtaaatgacGGACAGGTCACTGATCAAGTGATGTTAATATGCCTCTTAATCACCCTAATAAGCAATTCATATTTCTGATGCACTGCTTATTCTCCAGTTATCAAACACGACAGTGCTTCAGGTGGTGCAAGAGATGCTTGAATCTGGCGCTCTAATTGTGCTACATCATAAGTAATATTCGAGCCCAGAGCCATAACACCTGCCTAGTGCTCCGTGCAGAGAATTGTTCTAACGCTGGACTGTCCACTCTTTACACAGCATTGAAGAACAAATGATCTTGCAGCGATTCCTTTCAGCCACTGCTCTGTGTGTCAGAGACAGacacaacactatgtaacacaatttttgttcctgggtagtaagtgttatttcctaattgcttatgcctcagaagtatagaaaattgcttttgtgaccaggacaggtacgtttcaaaatatcactatctccaaagagaaaacgggtgcttttgtgtcttttggttcgcataaagtcagaaaaaaacatgtgaatccaaattaacatgtatttatactaaagtaatacacaaatgactacaaaagatttagaagtgagtagtttttcgagatttacgattatactctaAAATACAAAGATGCATCAGTTTATTCAGTTGTCTGGTTATAAATACACTGTCTTGCCACACACGACAAGTTAACATGTTATGCACTGTATTGCATCCAGAGTGGTTACATGGTGGTACTGTAGTGTACTATACAGTCTGTGTTCATGAATATCACAGTGTTGTTGCAGGAAAGCTAAAGCTAGTGCGCCTGCGTTTCATTAACATTGCACAAACTGGGTTCACCGTGCTGGCTCTGCATGCTCTACATTTCCCCCACACCACACAGACTTCGTATCGGAGCCCAAATGGCGCCAGTTTCACTCCACCCTCTCACCCACCAATCTGCCGTGACAAACCATGACGCTGTGAACCGGGCAATGTCAATAAAGTTGTGCTGAAGGCGCAGTGGTCCATGGGAGCAGAGCGGTGCAATGAGCGTGGTGCAGCGGAAGAGCGGGCACTAATATGCGTCGGTGAAGAGGGCGATGATAACATTACTAATTGaagtaaacaaattaaaaaaactaattgtctaaatatttgttttaacgCAGAACAAAAGAGCATTAGCCCGTGTCCAGGTACGTAGTCCCCACTCATTGAAATATCACACGTTACATTGCTGACTCGGGACAGACTCACTGGCCCGGAGCGGTGGCTgatgcgtctctctctctctgaggagCTGTGCTGgtaataattaatattagtaccaatattaacacacacaaaaaatactgCTTTGATGTACAGCTTTGTTACCAACGCGCTGGTTACTCGATTAGGATGGCTCCATGTTTTACCTCGTACATCGAGGAAGACGGTGTTGTCTTTTGCTGTATTTCGAGGTGCTTGTGACGTTAAGCTTTGTATTATTGCTGCAGTTATTGTGCGTTAAATTTGAAAAGAGTAGTGATGTGCCACGGTGTACTAATGTGTTAAGAATCTGGTTTTGTTGTGTTTCTAAATcgggggtggaaataagactcccatttcatagcactttgatccattcctggttttgctatgagtttaatagtaagacacacctgagcttgttacctgtacgctGTGGCTAACCAAGCAGGTATAAAAACCTGGAAcagatgaaactgctatgcaacagtctttccatccctgctgagTGACCAGGTTCAAGCTGTCAGTCTGAGGAGAATGTTTTAAAGCTGCATTCATTATGTTAATCTCATGAACCAAGGCGGTAGCATGCTTGTTTGCAGGTGTCCTGTTTTGATGCAtgcaaactgctttttaaaataaagatttcacTCAAAATAAAGAGGCAATGTCTGTAAACGAGATGCTGCATCTCGTTTGTTAATGTAAGGAATTTAAATTGGATTTGATGTTTTTTAAAGACATAATAATTGTGATTTTTCAACTGCTTTCacttgaagccagtttaattgccTGACAGTGACTTCAGTTTAAGTCGTCTGTTCTCACTGtaagaagctcattttaacagctTACTGCTGGAAtctgatttaaaacagaactgattTTAAtaaggaaatggaattggaattgatccCCAACCCTGATCttgtataaacacatttaaaacacacacacacacacacacacacacatatatatatatatatatatatatatatatatatatatatatatatatatatatatatatattatgcacacGGGGACAAACAGggacaaacatgttttaatgtttggatatttaaaaaaaaaaatgttaagtgaATGTTGTTTAATTTAAGATTAGTTGGAAAGCAGAAGTATAATTCGtactgttacagtaaaaaaaaaaaagtcgcctAAATTGTGTTGTATAGATGAAAGCAAACATGATCATTTTTTGCCATCGAATACAGTAGTGTtggaatatttgaatatttgccTCCGACTCCTGCAGCTCATCTTTTTCATGCACACAACACCTACCCTCTGTGAAACCCTCTTCCCATCACATGTCATTTATCATCGACGTTAACCACAAATGCACAACTGCTCATAAATTGGTGCACTGAATCCAGCAAGACGTAAAACTGCTGGTTGAATCAGAACCTGTCTCTTCAGTTTCCGTAGGGTCAGGGATGGATGCTGAAGGATTCGGGGAGCTGCTCCAGCAGGCTGAGCAGCTGGCTGCGGAGACGGAGGCGATCTCGGAGCTGCCCCACGTGGAACGAAACCTCCAGGAGATCCAGCAGGCGGGGGAGAGGCTGAGGGCCAGAACCCTGACCCGCACCTCGCAGGAAACTGCCGATGTCAAGGCGTAAGTGGAATCTGCCGCTCCATGCAATGCACTGTAACCAGGGTTGGGAGGGAGGGACACTTTCCCCTAGAATTTAATGGTGAACCCTGAGGGATGGCATCTGTAAGGTCTGTGTTGGGAGCATGCATGTCTCTGAAGCTCGGAGTGTGTGGCTCTGTGCAGTTTCTCTCTCCCCTGAATTATCCCATCTCTCTTGCACAGCTCCATTCTGCTTGGCTCCAGAGGACTGGATATTTCTCACATCTCTCAGCGACTGGAAAGTCTGAGTGCAGCTACAACATTTGAACCCCTCGAGCCAGTGAAGGACACAGATATACAGGTATTCCACACAGTGAAGGATATACAGGTATTCCACACAGTGAAGGATATACAGGTATTTTATTTACCACTTTGCTGCTTTCACTTCAGTGAAGGTTCAAGACAAATATAGTGCAGTTCAGATGTAACCCTAAATTGAATGTTTGCTAATATAATACCggtatgttgttttttgtttgcagttgatACTGAGCTATTAATCAAGGTCTTACAATAACTAAGGTTTTATCAGGagaatgtatttataatgtacaataTTCAGACTGCAGAGCAAGGGGGGAAGTGCATTCAAAGTGGATTGCCGAGACGTTCAGTTCTTTGGTTTTTTCAATGTGTTATCCGGATAGAGAGGGTTGCAGACAGACACCCAGGGGAGCTGTGCTATGCTTAAACTTGTTATGGAGAAGCC
Protein-coding sequences here:
- the mt2 gene encoding metallothionein-2 — translated: MDPQSCTCTQGGSCSCGDNCKCKDCKCKTCKKSCCSCCPTGCSKCAQGCVCKGGDTCDTGCCK